Proteins encoded by one window of uncultured Sunxiuqinia sp.:
- a CDS encoding hydrolase, giving the protein MIIAVDFDGTIVQHKYPKIGKEIPFATMTLKKLQEEGHRLILWTYRTDELLDEAVHFCESKGIEFYAINKSFPEEKFDGNTPRKIHCDMFIDDRNIGGLPGWGEIYQMINEM; this is encoded by the coding sequence ATGATTATAGCAGTTGACTTTGATGGAACAATTGTACAACATAAATATCCCAAAATTGGCAAGGAGATTCCTTTTGCCACAATGACACTTAAGAAACTTCAGGAGGAAGGACATCGATTGATATTATGGACTTACCGAACTGATGAACTACTCGATGAAGCTGTTCATTTTTGTGAGTCAAAGGGGATCGAGTTTTATGCCATAAACAAAAGTTTCCCTGAAGAAAAGTTTGATGGAAATACGCCTCGAAAAATTCATTGCGACATGTTTATTGACGATCGAAATATTGGAGGATTACCTGGATGGGGCGAAATATATCAAATGATTAATGAAATGTAG